A region of the Curtobacterium flaccumfaciens pv. betae genome:
ACGGAAGTTCGCGGGGTCGAGTGCTCGGCCGAGCACCGCCTCGTACACGCCCCGGAGTTCGGCGAGGGTGAAGCGGTCGCCGAGGAACGCCTGCGCGATCCGCGAGTACGACATCTTGTTGCGCAGCCGCCACAGGGCGTACTCGACGATGCGGTCGTGATCGAAGGCGAGCGGCGGGTGCTCGTCGGCCAGGAACCACCGGACGTTCCAGTCGTCGGGCACGACGTTCGCCTCGTCCGGGTGCACGAGCGCCCAGTAGACGATCGACACCACGCGGCTCGGGGAGCGTCCGACGTCACCGAACGCGTACAGCTGCTCGAGGTACCGCGGCTGGACGTTCGTCGTCTCGCGCAGTCGGGCGGCCGCGGAGTCCTCGAGGCCCTCGTCGTCGCCGACCCAGCCGCCGGGGAGCGCCCAGGAACCCTCGAACGGTTCGGCGACGCGACGGACGAGCGGCATCCACAGCGCCGGGGCCCCGGTGTCGGGGTGCGGGCGCAGTGCGACGATCACGGTGGAGACCGCGACGCGGATGCCTGCTTCGTCCATGGTGGAGATAGTGTCAATCTGACTCGAAGTGTTCGGGTTGGGATGACACTATCACTGCCGACGCGGTGCGCTCGTCACGAGCCGGAAACAGATCGTCACGGGGCCGAAAACTCCCGGGAGGCCGCCGCGGTTAGCGTGGAGGACATGACGACGGTGACGAGGGTGCATGCCGTGGTGTCGGGGACGGTCCAGGGGGTCGGCTTCCGGTACTGGACCGCTCGGAAGGCCGACGGGCTCGACCTCGTCGGCTACGCGAGGAACCTCTGGGACGGCACGGTGGAGGTCGAGGCAGAGGGACCCTCGGTCGCTGTGGACTCGTTGGTCGAGTGCCTGCGCACCGGGCCGCCGTCAGCGACCGTGACCGACGTCAGCCTGCGGTCGGTGGTACCGCACGGCGACGCCGACGGGTTCGCGATCCTGCACTGAGCCGACGTGCGTGGGAGCTGCGCCGACGACCGGCGTGCTCGGCACCGATCGTTCACCTGCGGATGTCGGAGCGAAGCGGAATAATCGCATCCACTCAGGGAGTTGGCCTGTCTGCGCGTCCTGCGCCACACCCGTTCC
Encoded here:
- a CDS encoding NUDIX hydrolase; the encoded protein is MDEAGIRVAVSTVIVALRPHPDTGAPALWMPLVRRVAEPFEGSWALPGGWVGDDEGLEDSAAARLRETTNVQPRYLEQLYAFGDVGRSPSRVVSIVYWALVHPDEANVVPDDWNVRWFLADEHPPLAFDHDRIVEYALWRLRNKMSYSRIAQAFLGDRFTLAELRGVYEAVLGRALDPANFRRQVEKTDAVLPTDETTSGGRHRPARLYRSNPDLAYADNGPLQTGADQHQQRNR
- a CDS encoding acylphosphatase — its product is MTTVTRVHAVVSGTVQGVGFRYWTARKADGLDLVGYARNLWDGTVEVEAEGPSVAVDSLVECLRTGPPSATVTDVSLRSVVPHGDADGFAILH